One Succinivibrio dextrinosolvens DNA window includes the following coding sequences:
- a CDS encoding TraI domain-containing protein, translating into MFSSFISRLLSFRVESTPAFNSKLRFGEDQSFDSDLWRLSGQNFASAPKGFVSGRRRTAFRSLFSYGAKSYEDNRFEDYKLLLKDGSELFETLPVKKLLEHNQDLIVSIREHIRLDDRLYLRYVKPAILTLAKTVFNSPASHVLHDSDCGGLFRHSLLTALLCLDSARRFECFEKILCEDYERLEVFFLILALMHDVGKIISDYEITTPGNRYVFATDAVLENTLEDFARKHKALYLRYHFKAARSKIHDQIFSTLMLQYLNGNPKLTGFLSRVRRPDGSEINLYRELIDFNHKSEFYEVLKAADSRACCASISRFSSLYGAGEYLLSLFLNERIDPALDGFYRLKNGYLVEHGSEAYRALAVAIDLYGEMGQKALSSLSFYEEHDLSETPVVLRDHRQRSYEVSPAFRKKLLGCDYETYAGISSDVLIFKRESFFKKMASTGFLIKKGYISCFNWNEVNLNGEKRYVYGFCINTGSNSGDNCYSLVDLEFDRLIKQLKKSIRVDNTENITSFCFNNGLNLNKVLPHLNDPDYLDRAIDKTSLKFNLYTSIRASERIRQKK; encoded by the coding sequence ATGTTTTCATCCTTTATAAGCCGACTTCTTTCCTTTAGAGTGGAGTCTACTCCTGCTTTTAACTCTAAACTGCGCTTTGGGGAAGATCAGAGCTTTGACTCAGATCTGTGGAGACTCTCCGGTCAGAACTTTGCTTCTGCTCCTAAAGGCTTTGTCTCTGGCAGGAGACGTACAGCTTTCAGAAGCCTGTTCTCTTATGGAGCTAAGTCCTATGAGGATAACCGCTTTGAGGATTATAAGCTGCTGCTTAAGGATGGCAGTGAACTTTTTGAGACTCTGCCTGTAAAAAAGCTTTTAGAGCACAATCAGGATCTTATTGTTTCTATCCGTGAGCACATAAGACTTGATGACAGGCTTTATTTAAGGTACGTGAAGCCGGCCATTCTGACTCTTGCAAAAACCGTGTTTAATTCACCTGCCTCCCATGTGCTACATGATTCTGACTGTGGTGGTTTATTCAGGCATTCACTTTTAACGGCGCTTCTTTGCCTGGATTCTGCCCGCAGATTTGAGTGTTTTGAGAAGATTCTCTGTGAGGATTACGAAAGACTCGAGGTATTTTTTCTGATCTTAGCTCTTATGCATGATGTGGGGAAGATAATCTCAGATTATGAAATCACAACTCCAGGGAACAGATATGTCTTTGCAACTGATGCAGTTTTAGAAAATACTCTTGAGGACTTTGCCAGAAAGCATAAGGCGTTATATCTTCGGTACCACTTCAAGGCAGCCCGCTCCAAGATTCATGATCAGATTTTCTCAACTCTCATGCTGCAGTACCTTAATGGTAATCCAAAGCTTACAGGCTTTTTATCCCGCGTCCGACGCCCTGATGGTTCTGAGATAAATCTGTATCGGGAACTTATTGATTTTAATCATAAATCAGAGTTTTATGAAGTTCTGAAAGCTGCCGATTCCAGAGCCTGCTGTGCCAGTATCAGCCGTTTCTCATCCCTGTATGGCGCAGGAGAGTATCTTTTATCCCTGTTTTTAAACGAGAGGATTGATCCTGCCTTAGATGGTTTTTACAGATTAAAAAACGGCTATCTGGTGGAGCATGGTTCTGAGGCCTACAGGGCTTTAGCGGTGGCTATTGATCTCTACGGGGAGATGGGACAGAAGGCTTTAAGTTCGCTGTCCTTTTACGAGGAGCACGACTTATCCGAGACTCCAGTAGTTTTAAGGGATCACCGACAGCGCAGCTATGAAGTCAGTCCTGCCTTCAGGAAAAAGCTTTTAGGCTGTGATTATGAAACCTATGCCGGTATCAGTTCTGATGTACTTATCTTCAAGCGGGAGTCCTTCTTTAAAAAGATGGCATCTACAGGTTTTCTTATTAAAAAAGGCTATATCTCCTGCTTTAACTGGAATGAAGTGAATCTCAACGGAGAAAAACGCTATGTTTACGGTTTCTGTATCAATACCGGAAGCAACAGCGGAGATAACTGCTATTCCCTGGTGGATCTGGAATTTGACCGGCTTATAAAACAGCTTAAAAAATCCATTCGTGTGGATAATACGGAGAATATAACCTCCTTTTGTTTTAATAACGGATTGAATCTTAACAAGGTGCTGCCGCATCTGAATGATCCTGATTATCTGGACAGAGCCATTGATAAGACGTCATTAAAGTTCAACCTATATACCAGCATCAGAGCCTCTGAACGTATCCGTCAGAAAAAGTAG